In Athalia rosae chromosome 6, iyAthRosa1.1, whole genome shotgun sequence, one DNA window encodes the following:
- the LOC105683483 gene encoding sorting nexin-6 isoform X2: MMDGICDANEILNSAPPKKTVHADTIDLSDKSLQVDISDALSEKDKVKFTVHTKTTLPEFQKPELLVVRQHEEFVWLHDRFEENEEYAGYIIPPVPPRPDFDASREKLQKLGEGEGTMTREEFTKMKQELEAEYLATFKKTVAMHEMFLTRLAHHPVFRNDHNLRVFLEYDQDLCVRGKNKMEMFGGLVKSFSKTTDEYYLSATVKDVNDFFDQEMTFLQQYHQNLKESTSRADRQTAKHKDVADSYIKISTNLLQLATTDNGKLERFLTKIAETLEKLRKVEGRVASDEDLKLSDTLRYYMRDTAAAKRLLFRRLKALHAYETANRTLEKARAKNKDVHAALEVAEAEQSQTEACEKFEQMSEKGKEELMDFKTRRVAAFRKNLIELTELEIKHAKAHAELLKKCLTNLREE, from the exons ATGATG GACGGCATATGTGACGCGAATGAAATACTTAATAGCGCACCGCCAAAAAAG ACGGTTCACGCAGACACCATCGACTTATCGGATAAATCTCTTCAAGTTGACATCTCCGATGCTCTTAGCGAAAAAGATAAGGTCAAGTTTACGGTTCATACCAAAACAACGTTGCCCGAATTCCAGAAGCCTGAACTCCTGGTTGTCAGACAACATGAGGAGTTTGTGTGGCTCCATGatcgatttgaagaaaatgaagaatatgCCGGATACATC ATTCCACCAGTGCCCCCAAGGCCGGACTTTGATGCTTCGAgagaaaaactccaaaaactCGGAGAGGGTGAGGGAACCATGACCAGAGAAGAGTTCACCAAAATGAAACAGGAGTTAGAGGC TGAGTATTTGGCTACTTTCAAAAAAACGGTAGCCATGCATGAAATGTTTCTCACTCGACTGGCTCATCACCCGGTATTTCGGAACGACCACAATCTCAGAGTGTTTCTTGAGTATGATCAGGATCTTTGCGTGCGAG gaaaaaataagatggaGATGTTTGGTGGGCTTGTTAAATCTTTCTCCAAAACAACTGACGAATATTATCTCTCTGCAACTGTTAAGGACGTAAATGATTTCTTTGATCAAGAAATGACATTTTTGCAACAGTACcatcaaaatttgaaagaatctACTAGCAGAGCTGATCGCCAAACAGCAAAACATAAAGATGTCGCAGATTCCTATATCAAAATATCCACCAATCTTCTTCAGCTGGCTACTACGGATAATGGCAAGCTTGAAAGGTTTCTAACGAAAATCGCGGAGACTCTTGAAAAACTCAGG AAAGTAGAAGGTAGAGTAGCGTCAGATGAGGATTTGAAACTCTCAGACACACTACGATATTACATGAGAGATACAGCAGCTGCAAAACGCCTGCTATTCAGGAGGTTGAAAGCTCTACATGCATATGAGACTGCAAATCGTACGTTAGAAAAAGCCCGTGCTAAAAATAAGGATGTCCATGCA GCACTGGAAGTGGCAGAG GCGGAGCAGTCTCAGACAGAGGCGTGCGAAAAGTTTGAGCAAATGTCTgagaaaggaaaggaag AACTCATGGATTTTAAGACCAGACGCGTTGCCGCATTTAGaaagaatttaattgaattaacGGAGCTGGAAATCAAACACGCCAAA GCTCATGCTGAACTGCTCAAAAAGTGTTTGACGAACCTGCGAGAAGAGTGA
- the LOC105683483 gene encoding sorting nexin-6 isoform X1: protein MFQDGICDANEILNSAPPKKTVHADTIDLSDKSLQVDISDALSEKDKVKFTVHTKTTLPEFQKPELLVVRQHEEFVWLHDRFEENEEYAGYIIPPVPPRPDFDASREKLQKLGEGEGTMTREEFTKMKQELEAEYLATFKKTVAMHEMFLTRLAHHPVFRNDHNLRVFLEYDQDLCVRGKNKMEMFGGLVKSFSKTTDEYYLSATVKDVNDFFDQEMTFLQQYHQNLKESTSRADRQTAKHKDVADSYIKISTNLLQLATTDNGKLERFLTKIAETLEKLRKVEGRVASDEDLKLSDTLRYYMRDTAAAKRLLFRRLKALHAYETANRTLEKARAKNKDVHAALEVAEAEQSQTEACEKFEQMSEKGKEELMDFKTRRVAAFRKNLIELTELEIKHAKAHAELLKKCLTNLREE from the exons ATGTTTCAGGACGGCATATGTGACGCGAATGAAATACTTAATAGCGCACCGCCAAAAAAG ACGGTTCACGCAGACACCATCGACTTATCGGATAAATCTCTTCAAGTTGACATCTCCGATGCTCTTAGCGAAAAAGATAAGGTCAAGTTTACGGTTCATACCAAAACAACGTTGCCCGAATTCCAGAAGCCTGAACTCCTGGTTGTCAGACAACATGAGGAGTTTGTGTGGCTCCATGatcgatttgaagaaaatgaagaatatgCCGGATACATC ATTCCACCAGTGCCCCCAAGGCCGGACTTTGATGCTTCGAgagaaaaactccaaaaactCGGAGAGGGTGAGGGAACCATGACCAGAGAAGAGTTCACCAAAATGAAACAGGAGTTAGAGGC TGAGTATTTGGCTACTTTCAAAAAAACGGTAGCCATGCATGAAATGTTTCTCACTCGACTGGCTCATCACCCGGTATTTCGGAACGACCACAATCTCAGAGTGTTTCTTGAGTATGATCAGGATCTTTGCGTGCGAG gaaaaaataagatggaGATGTTTGGTGGGCTTGTTAAATCTTTCTCCAAAACAACTGACGAATATTATCTCTCTGCAACTGTTAAGGACGTAAATGATTTCTTTGATCAAGAAATGACATTTTTGCAACAGTACcatcaaaatttgaaagaatctACTAGCAGAGCTGATCGCCAAACAGCAAAACATAAAGATGTCGCAGATTCCTATATCAAAATATCCACCAATCTTCTTCAGCTGGCTACTACGGATAATGGCAAGCTTGAAAGGTTTCTAACGAAAATCGCGGAGACTCTTGAAAAACTCAGG AAAGTAGAAGGTAGAGTAGCGTCAGATGAGGATTTGAAACTCTCAGACACACTACGATATTACATGAGAGATACAGCAGCTGCAAAACGCCTGCTATTCAGGAGGTTGAAAGCTCTACATGCATATGAGACTGCAAATCGTACGTTAGAAAAAGCCCGTGCTAAAAATAAGGATGTCCATGCA GCACTGGAAGTGGCAGAG GCGGAGCAGTCTCAGACAGAGGCGTGCGAAAAGTTTGAGCAAATGTCTgagaaaggaaaggaag AACTCATGGATTTTAAGACCAGACGCGTTGCCGCATTTAGaaagaatttaattgaattaacGGAGCTGGAAATCAAACACGCCAAA GCTCATGCTGAACTGCTCAAAAAGTGTTTGACGAACCTGCGAGAAGAGTGA
- the LOC105683483 gene encoding sorting nexin-6 isoform X3, giving the protein MMDGICDANEILNSAPPKKTVHADTIDLSDKSLQVDISDALSEKDKVKFTVHTKTTLPEFQKPELLVVRQHEEFVWLHDRFEENEEYAGYIIPPVPPRPDFDASREKLQKLGEGEGTMTREEFTKMKQELEAEYLATFKKTVAMHEMFLTRLAHHPVFRNDHNLRVFLEYDQDLCVRGKNKMEMFGGLVKSFSKTTDEYYLSATVKDVNDFFDQEMTFLQQYHQNLKESTSRADRQTAKHKDVADSYIKISTNLLQLATTDNGKLERFLTKIAETLEKLRKVEGRVASDEDLKLSDTLRYYMRDTAAAKRLLFRRLKALHAYETANRTLEKARAKNKDVHAAEQSQTEACEKFEQMSEKGKEELMDFKTRRVAAFRKNLIELTELEIKHAKAHAELLKKCLTNLREE; this is encoded by the exons ATGATG GACGGCATATGTGACGCGAATGAAATACTTAATAGCGCACCGCCAAAAAAG ACGGTTCACGCAGACACCATCGACTTATCGGATAAATCTCTTCAAGTTGACATCTCCGATGCTCTTAGCGAAAAAGATAAGGTCAAGTTTACGGTTCATACCAAAACAACGTTGCCCGAATTCCAGAAGCCTGAACTCCTGGTTGTCAGACAACATGAGGAGTTTGTGTGGCTCCATGatcgatttgaagaaaatgaagaatatgCCGGATACATC ATTCCACCAGTGCCCCCAAGGCCGGACTTTGATGCTTCGAgagaaaaactccaaaaactCGGAGAGGGTGAGGGAACCATGACCAGAGAAGAGTTCACCAAAATGAAACAGGAGTTAGAGGC TGAGTATTTGGCTACTTTCAAAAAAACGGTAGCCATGCATGAAATGTTTCTCACTCGACTGGCTCATCACCCGGTATTTCGGAACGACCACAATCTCAGAGTGTTTCTTGAGTATGATCAGGATCTTTGCGTGCGAG gaaaaaataagatggaGATGTTTGGTGGGCTTGTTAAATCTTTCTCCAAAACAACTGACGAATATTATCTCTCTGCAACTGTTAAGGACGTAAATGATTTCTTTGATCAAGAAATGACATTTTTGCAACAGTACcatcaaaatttgaaagaatctACTAGCAGAGCTGATCGCCAAACAGCAAAACATAAAGATGTCGCAGATTCCTATATCAAAATATCCACCAATCTTCTTCAGCTGGCTACTACGGATAATGGCAAGCTTGAAAGGTTTCTAACGAAAATCGCGGAGACTCTTGAAAAACTCAGG AAAGTAGAAGGTAGAGTAGCGTCAGATGAGGATTTGAAACTCTCAGACACACTACGATATTACATGAGAGATACAGCAGCTGCAAAACGCCTGCTATTCAGGAGGTTGAAAGCTCTACATGCATATGAGACTGCAAATCGTACGTTAGAAAAAGCCCGTGCTAAAAATAAGGATGTCCATGCA GCGGAGCAGTCTCAGACAGAGGCGTGCGAAAAGTTTGAGCAAATGTCTgagaaaggaaaggaag AACTCATGGATTTTAAGACCAGACGCGTTGCCGCATTTAGaaagaatttaattgaattaacGGAGCTGGAAATCAAACACGCCAAA GCTCATGCTGAACTGCTCAAAAAGTGTTTGACGAACCTGCGAGAAGAGTGA